Proteins encoded within one genomic window of Hahella chejuensis KCTC 2396:
- a CDS encoding PilZ domain-containing protein: MQEVTFPTQSERRIKIRHTTSALTAVVCLSGLFSRSKTRIVVNCIDFNRYGMAFHSSQKFRLGEKIELCFRGRYIAENGIQAQILNCSEHEYGFRYGIQFAYCASSRDYSREVDNALSRIEGLFSKTQETCRSRAS; the protein is encoded by the coding sequence ATGCAGGAAGTGACTTTTCCCACCCAATCAGAACGTCGCATCAAAATACGGCATACCACGTCAGCCCTGACAGCAGTGGTTTGTTTGTCAGGCCTGTTCAGCCGCTCCAAGACTCGCATCGTTGTTAACTGCATAGACTTTAATCGCTATGGCATGGCGTTTCATAGCAGTCAGAAATTTCGTCTCGGCGAGAAGATTGAACTTTGTTTCCGTGGCCGCTACATTGCTGAAAACGGCATTCAGGCGCAAATACTTAACTGCAGCGAACATGAGTATGGCTTCAGATACGGCATCCAATTCGCCTATTGCGCTTCCAGCAGAGATTACTCCAGAGAAGTTGATAATGCTTTGTCCCGTATTGAAGGTTTATTCAGCAAAACGCAGGAAACCTGTCGCTCAAGAGCCTCATGA
- a CDS encoding SirB2 family protein, with protein MSYMLLKHIHMTCVALTFASFTLRFIWMILGSPLLQHKLSKVLPHIIDTLLLLSAIGLALKLQQYPFHNGWLTAKVVGLIIYIALGVFALKRGKTKRTRVLFGLGAYTAFAYIVMVALTKSSWPLPL; from the coding sequence ATGAGCTATATGCTGCTCAAACACATTCATATGACCTGCGTTGCGTTGACCTTCGCGTCCTTTACCTTACGCTTTATATGGATGATTCTGGGGAGTCCACTCTTACAGCACAAATTAAGCAAGGTTCTTCCGCACATTATCGACACATTGCTACTGTTGAGCGCCATAGGACTAGCGCTAAAACTTCAGCAATACCCTTTCCATAACGGATGGCTCACCGCAAAAGTGGTGGGATTAATCATTTACATCGCGTTAGGCGTTTTCGCGCTCAAGAGAGGTAAGACAAAGAGGACTCGCGTCCTGTTTGGACTTGGCGCCTATACAGCGTTCGCCTATATCGTCATGGTCGCCCTGACCAAAAGCAGTTGGCCATTACCGCTTTAA
- a CDS encoding ion transporter: protein MSINDKLRRQLYIIIFHADTPAGKAFDIALIGGILISVITVMLDSVSDFRLKYGDWFVAIEWFFTILFTIEYLLRIYCVDKPVRYIFSFYGIVDLLSIIPTYLSLFVGGAHYLLVIRVLRVLRVFRILRLAKYVSQANLLLHAIRQSRQKVTVFLFSILVLVTLFGCMMYLIEGPANGYTSIPRSIYWAIVTLTTVGYGDIAPKTDFGQGMAAMVMVMGYAIIAVPTGIFTAELSNVLRNNYLSLACRSCEKDLHEAEARFCSHCGARLPLGTVVKPVKAHS from the coding sequence ATGTCTATTAACGACAAGCTGCGTAGGCAGCTTTACATCATTATTTTTCACGCTGACACCCCTGCCGGCAAAGCCTTTGACATAGCGCTGATCGGCGGCATTCTCATAAGCGTTATCACCGTTATGCTGGACAGCGTCAGTGATTTCCGGCTGAAGTATGGCGACTGGTTCGTGGCTATTGAGTGGTTCTTCACAATATTGTTCACAATTGAGTATCTGTTGCGAATTTACTGTGTGGACAAGCCCGTTCGCTATATTTTCAGTTTTTACGGCATTGTCGACCTGCTCTCCATCATCCCAACCTATCTGAGTTTGTTCGTGGGCGGCGCGCACTATCTTCTGGTTATCAGGGTGCTCCGAGTTCTGAGGGTATTTCGTATCTTAAGGCTGGCGAAGTATGTCTCTCAGGCCAATCTGCTATTGCACGCAATTCGCCAAAGCCGGCAAAAAGTGACGGTGTTTCTGTTTTCCATCCTGGTGCTGGTCACTTTGTTTGGCTGCATGATGTATCTAATAGAGGGGCCCGCTAATGGTTACACCAGTATTCCACGCAGCATCTACTGGGCAATCGTCACACTCACAACAGTGGGATATGGGGACATCGCCCCGAAGACTGATTTTGGCCAAGGCATGGCGGCGATGGTCATGGTGATGGGCTACGCCATCATCGCTGTGCCAACCGGTATTTTTACCGCCGAACTTTCCAATGTCCTGCGCAACAACTACCTAAGCCTGGCCTGTCGTTCCTGCGAGAAAGATTTACACGAAGCGGAAGCCCGTTTCTGCAGCCATTGCGGCGCAAGGCTCCCTTTGGGGACAGTAGTTAAACCAGTTAAAGCCCATAGTTAG
- the amrS gene encoding AmmeMemoRadiSam system radical SAM enzyme: MMAQLQPPQSYPTRYWHQLDDGRIQCDICPRACKLHEGQQGLCFVRAREHDAIVLTSYGRSSGFCIDPIEKKPLNHFLPGTPVLSFGTAGCNLACKFCQNWDMSKSREMDTLAATAMPQQLAEAARHYGCRSIAFTYNDPVIFHEYAIDVAQACHEVGVKSVAVTAGFMCPEPRQEFYRYMDAANVDLKAFTERFYHKICGAHLAEVLDTLVYLKQETSVWFEITTLLIPGENDSSQELEDMSKWVVEHLGPDVPMHFSAFHPDWKMRDTPHTPPETLTRARNIAMKNGVRYAYTGNVHDSQGGSTWCASCGELLIERDWYRLGRWGLNEHGECRHCGAALPGVFESRPGNWGPRRQPVRIS, from the coding sequence TGCCCTCGCGCCTGCAAACTGCATGAAGGACAGCAAGGCTTATGCTTTGTGAGAGCGCGAGAGCATGACGCGATTGTTTTGACCAGCTACGGTCGATCCAGTGGATTTTGCATTGATCCAATAGAGAAGAAGCCCTTGAACCACTTCCTGCCAGGCACGCCAGTACTGTCTTTTGGCACTGCCGGCTGCAATCTCGCCTGCAAATTCTGCCAAAACTGGGATATGAGCAAATCCAGAGAAATGGATACTCTCGCCGCCACCGCCATGCCGCAACAGCTGGCTGAGGCCGCCCGACATTACGGCTGCCGCAGTATCGCTTTCACTTATAACGACCCCGTGATTTTTCACGAATACGCAATTGATGTGGCCCAAGCCTGTCATGAGGTCGGCGTAAAGTCAGTCGCTGTGACGGCCGGCTTTATGTGCCCGGAGCCCCGCCAGGAGTTTTATCGCTACATGGACGCCGCCAACGTTGATCTGAAAGCCTTTACGGAACGCTTCTACCATAAGATTTGCGGCGCGCACTTGGCGGAGGTGCTGGACACCCTGGTCTACCTGAAGCAAGAGACATCGGTTTGGTTCGAAATCACCACACTATTGATTCCAGGTGAAAATGACTCCTCCCAAGAGTTGGAAGACATGTCTAAATGGGTGGTTGAACACCTTGGCCCAGACGTTCCTATGCATTTCTCCGCCTTTCACCCAGACTGGAAAATGAGGGATACCCCCCACACGCCGCCGGAAACACTCACCCGCGCCAGGAACATCGCCATGAAGAACGGCGTACGCTACGCATACACCGGCAACGTTCACGACAGCCAAGGCGGCAGCACATGGTGCGCCAGCTGTGGAGAGTTGCTGATAGAGCGAGACTGGTATCGCCTCGGCAGATGGGGCTTGAATGAACACGGAGAGTGCCGCCATTGCGGAGCCGCCTTACCGGGCGTATTTGAGTCGCGTCCAGGCAACTGGGGCCCTCGTCGCCAACCCGTAAGGATTAGCTAA
- the moaE gene encoding molybdopterin synthase catalytic subunit MoaE: protein MSDNIRIDVTTDDFDLGEETRRLTDGDTAVGAVCSFVGLVRDFSDKPDVKGLYLEHYPAMTEKSLTKIAKEAFQRWDLNGVRVIHRVGELWAGDQIVLVVTASAHRGDAFAACEFIMDYLKVQAPFWKKELTAEGEHWVEAKESDQVRAGEWSSEPE, encoded by the coding sequence ATGAGTGACAACATAAGAATCGATGTGACAACGGACGACTTTGATCTCGGAGAGGAAACGCGTCGATTGACGGATGGCGATACCGCTGTTGGCGCGGTTTGCAGTTTTGTCGGTTTGGTGCGGGATTTCAGTGATAAGCCAGATGTAAAGGGGCTTTATCTGGAGCACTATCCTGCGATGACAGAAAAATCGCTGACTAAAATCGCAAAGGAAGCTTTTCAGCGCTGGGATTTGAATGGAGTAAGAGTCATCCATCGTGTTGGCGAACTCTGGGCGGGAGATCAGATTGTGCTGGTGGTGACCGCAAGCGCCCACCGTGGTGACGCTTTCGCCGCTTGCGAGTTCATCATGGATTATTTAAAGGTGCAGGCCCCATTCTGGAAGAAAGAACTGACGGCGGAAGGGGAGCATTGGGTGGAGGCCAAAGAAAGCGATCAGGTCAGGGCGGGAGAGTGGAGTTCCGAACCGGAGTAG
- a CDS encoding alpha-ketoglutarate-dependent dioxygenase AlkB family protein, with protein sequence MQLRQHPDLQIEPITIANGALTLIHPLLADADAAFVLEDLTQHLDWRQDSLRIQGRTIPIPRLQAWYGEPHCHYAYSGLRLNPTPFSPLLQQLRHIASEHAAAKFNCALCNLYRNGQDSVSWHADDEPELGPAPIIASFSFGATRTFQIKPKRGGQTLAIELLHNSLLIMSGDMQRHWRHQLPKTKAPVGPRVNLTYRYIPAA encoded by the coding sequence ATGCAGTTACGCCAACATCCAGATCTACAGATTGAGCCCATTACAATAGCCAACGGTGCGCTCACCCTCATCCACCCGCTACTGGCGGACGCTGACGCCGCATTTGTTCTAGAAGACTTAACCCAGCATTTGGATTGGCGTCAGGACAGCCTGCGCATACAAGGTCGTACTATTCCTATCCCGCGCCTGCAAGCATGGTATGGCGAACCGCACTGTCATTATGCTTACTCCGGCCTGCGCCTTAACCCCACTCCATTCTCCCCGTTGTTACAACAGTTGCGTCATATCGCCTCTGAACACGCCGCAGCCAAGTTCAACTGCGCTCTGTGTAACCTGTATCGAAACGGACAGGACAGCGTTTCATGGCACGCTGATGATGAGCCAGAACTGGGGCCCGCCCCCATTATTGCTTCTTTTTCTTTTGGCGCGACGCGCACGTTTCAGATTAAGCCCAAACGGGGAGGCCAAACCCTGGCGATAGAGCTGTTGCATAACTCGCTGCTGATCATGTCTGGAGACATGCAGCGCCACTGGCGCCACCAACTACCTAAAACGAAGGCGCCCGTGGGTCCGCGAGTAAACCTGACTTATCGATATATTCCCGCCGCCTGA
- a CDS encoding Lon protease family protein → MSKKKPLPIQSLYKPCLTKDFKFSSTRALEPLEGILGQNRAQEAVQFAISMADAGYNIYAIGRNGLGKRTMIMRFLEKKRSEAVASDWCYVNNFDDVRSPKVLRLPAGLGMPLKKDLEQLLVRLQKGIPQAFDNESYYERAEQIKNELSQKQEKSLSRIANAAKKQQISLTVTTPGGYRLVATDGEKPYSAETFAELPEARQQEFEDAINKLEKKLRTVLRRLSQWEQEYADKQQALNEEIALAVSQHLIDNLKKKYREHLEVVEHLEHIQADLLKNVEIFLDDGEEQAALAAATMDNKLPRRYQVNVMVHHDANGNAPIVVEDNPNYFNLFGAVENVTYKGTVFTDFTLIRPGALHRANGGYLLMDAVKVLEQPFVWDAIKRTLRSGNVTMNALEKEITLSGTISLEPEPMPLEVKIVLFGDRDTYLLLQQYDPDFGELFKVTADFESEISRTPETQMHYARFITSLVREKGLMPCDRYAVMRILEHSARVAEDQNRLSLHAADIANLLRESNYWANEAKAKMIHSEHVDKALRSAEYRSSRIRDQVFDSIRDGTTLISTIGEKVGQINALSVLSTGDHEFGVPSRVTATTHYGDGEVIDIERDVKLAGAIHSKGMMILSAYLASIFGKNGPIRISASIAFEQSYSEVDGDSASMAEFCAIISSISDAPIKQNIAITGSMNQFGDSQPVGGVNEKIEGFFETCCIKGLSGEQGVIIPASNEHNLMLNKRVLDACKEKKFFIYSVRNVGEALEILTGLRVGQPNEKGTYSRNTLFGMVQQKLKQLKMAERRH, encoded by the coding sequence ATGAGTAAGAAAAAGCCCCTACCAATCCAATCGCTCTACAAACCCTGTCTCACAAAAGATTTCAAATTCAGCAGCACCCGTGCTCTGGAGCCGCTGGAAGGCATTCTTGGGCAAAACCGCGCTCAAGAGGCAGTGCAGTTCGCCATATCCATGGCGGACGCCGGCTATAACATATACGCCATCGGCCGCAACGGTCTGGGTAAGCGGACGATGATCATGCGCTTCCTGGAGAAAAAGCGCTCTGAGGCGGTCGCCAGCGATTGGTGCTACGTCAACAACTTTGATGACGTGCGCTCGCCTAAAGTACTGCGCCTGCCAGCCGGTCTGGGAATGCCGTTAAAGAAAGATCTGGAGCAGCTTTTGGTGCGCTTGCAGAAAGGCATTCCGCAGGCGTTTGATAACGAGTCATATTACGAGCGCGCAGAGCAGATTAAAAACGAACTGAGCCAGAAGCAGGAAAAATCGCTTAGCCGTATCGCCAACGCCGCCAAAAAGCAGCAAATCAGCCTGACGGTGACGACCCCGGGCGGCTATCGTCTGGTGGCCACGGACGGTGAAAAACCATATAGCGCGGAGACTTTTGCGGAGTTGCCCGAAGCGCGCCAACAAGAATTTGAAGACGCCATCAACAAGCTGGAGAAAAAACTCCGCACAGTGTTGCGTCGACTCAGCCAGTGGGAACAGGAGTATGCGGACAAGCAGCAAGCGCTGAATGAAGAGATAGCGCTGGCGGTTTCCCAGCACCTGATCGACAACCTGAAGAAAAAGTATCGTGAGCATTTGGAAGTCGTCGAGCACCTGGAACACATTCAGGCGGACTTGCTGAAGAACGTTGAGATTTTTCTGGACGACGGCGAAGAACAGGCGGCTCTGGCGGCGGCCACTATGGATAACAAGCTGCCCAGACGCTATCAGGTGAACGTGATGGTCCATCATGACGCCAATGGCAATGCGCCGATCGTCGTGGAAGATAACCCCAACTACTTCAACCTGTTTGGGGCGGTGGAAAATGTCACCTATAAAGGCACCGTGTTTACCGACTTTACATTAATCCGGCCCGGCGCTCTTCATCGCGCCAATGGCGGTTATCTCCTTATGGACGCCGTCAAAGTGCTTGAGCAGCCTTTTGTATGGGATGCGATCAAGCGTACGCTGCGCTCAGGCAATGTGACTATGAACGCGCTGGAGAAAGAGATAACGCTGTCCGGTACGATTTCTCTGGAGCCGGAGCCAATGCCGCTGGAAGTGAAGATCGTCCTGTTTGGCGACAGGGATACTTACTTGTTGCTGCAGCAGTATGACCCGGACTTCGGCGAACTGTTTAAGGTCACAGCGGACTTTGAAAGCGAGATTTCGCGCACCCCTGAAACGCAAATGCACTACGCTCGCTTTATTACCAGCCTGGTGCGCGAAAAGGGACTGATGCCTTGTGATCGCTATGCAGTGATGAGAATTCTTGAGCATAGCGCTCGCGTCGCTGAAGATCAGAACAGACTGTCTTTGCACGCGGCGGATATCGCCAATCTCTTGCGCGAGAGTAACTATTGGGCCAATGAAGCCAAGGCTAAAATGATCCATTCAGAGCATGTAGACAAGGCTTTGCGTAGCGCTGAATATCGCTCGAGTCGAATTCGTGATCAGGTGTTCGACAGCATCCGCGACGGCACCACGCTGATATCCACTATCGGAGAGAAAGTGGGACAAATCAATGCGTTGTCTGTGCTAAGTACGGGCGATCATGAGTTTGGCGTGCCGAGCCGGGTGACTGCAACCACGCATTATGGCGATGGCGAAGTGATCGATATCGAGCGTGACGTTAAATTAGCTGGCGCTATTCACTCCAAGGGCATGATGATTCTGTCCGCCTATCTGGCTTCAATTTTCGGCAAAAATGGCCCAATCAGGATTTCCGCCAGTATCGCCTTTGAGCAGTCGTATAGTGAAGTCGATGGCGACAGCGCTTCCATGGCGGAGTTTTGCGCAATCATTTCTTCTATTTCCGATGCGCCTATCAAACAGAATATTGCGATTACCGGCTCAATGAACCAGTTTGGCGACTCTCAGCCGGTCGGCGGAGTCAACGAAAAGATTGAAGGCTTTTTTGAAACCTGTTGCATCAAAGGCTTAAGTGGAGAGCAGGGCGTGATAATTCCCGCTTCCAACGAACACAACCTGATGCTGAACAAGCGTGTGCTGGATGCCTGCAAGGAGAAGAAATTCTTTATCTATTCCGTCAGGAATGTGGGAGAAGCGCTGGAGATTTTGACGGGCTTGCGAGTCGGACAGCCAAACGAAAAAGGAACTTATAGTCGTAATACGCTGTTTGGCATGGTTCAGCAAAAACTGAAGCAGTTGAAAATGGCGGAGAGACGTCACTAG
- the mobA gene encoding molybdenum cofactor guanylyltransferase MobA produces the protein MTRPSTLLDCDGLILAGGKGQRAGGNDKGLLSWRGQPLAQHIQSTFAKTCERVLISCNRNAAQYQRMTPFVFPDAWGEFAGPLAGIYSAQPHMSKEWLLISPCDTPLLTPEYALRMFAGRRDNLISIAWDGERLQYLHCLLPASSFEDILRYLQSDGRSVKRWLDSRPLQRIDFSDRPEMFYNINTLDELAHLDSSQGQ, from the coding sequence ATGACTAGACCATCGACCCTGTTGGATTGCGACGGGCTGATACTCGCGGGCGGCAAAGGTCAGCGTGCGGGCGGCAATGACAAAGGACTCCTTTCCTGGCGCGGTCAGCCTCTCGCCCAACATATCCAATCCACATTCGCCAAAACCTGCGAACGGGTATTAATCAGCTGTAACCGCAATGCAGCCCAATATCAACGCATGACGCCTTTTGTCTTTCCAGATGCCTGGGGAGAATTTGCCGGCCCTCTGGCGGGAATCTACTCCGCACAGCCGCATATGAGTAAAGAGTGGCTGTTGATCAGCCCCTGCGATACGCCCCTTCTAACACCTGAATACGCGCTTCGAATGTTTGCCGGCAGGCGGGATAATCTGATAAGCATCGCCTGGGATGGAGAGCGGCTGCAATATCTGCACTGCCTGCTTCCCGCCAGCAGTTTTGAAGATATTCTTCGCTATCTGCAAAGCGATGGACGCAGCGTCAAACGCTGGCTTGACTCACGCCCATTACAAAGAATCGACTTCAGCGATCGTCCAGAAATGTTTTATAACATCAATACGCTGGATGAACTGGCGCATCTGGACAGCTCTCAAGGACAATAA